In a single window of the Pseudopipra pipra isolate bDixPip1 chromosome Z, bDixPip1.hap1, whole genome shotgun sequence genome:
- the SLC25A51 gene encoding mitochondrial nicotinamide adenine dinucleotide transporter SLC25A51: MGLGGAEPEDPESGEAAAPGKHYVCGYCAAFTNIAVTFPIQKVLFRQQLYGLRTQDAVRQLRRDGLRTLYRGILPPLLQKTTTLALMFGLYEDFSALLLSHARAPELVTRSAAAALAGTTEAVLTPFERVQTLLQDYKHHDKFTNTYQAFKVLKAYGMREYYRGLVPILLRNGPSNVLFFGLRGPIKQCLPEATSHSTHLVNDFICGGLLGAMLGFLFFPVNVVKTRMQAQIGGEFQSFSKVLVKIWLERDRKLMHLFRGAHLNYHRSVLSWGIINATYEFLLKLL, translated from the coding sequence ATGGGTCTGGGAGGTGCTGAGCCCGAGGACCCCGAGAGCGGCGAGGCAGCGGCCCCAGGCAAGCACTACGTGTGCGGGTACTGCGCGGCCTTCACCAACATCGCGGTGACCTTCCCCATCCAGAAGGTGCTGTTCCGGCAGCAGCTGTACGGGCTGCGCACGCAGGACGCCGTGCGCCAGCTGCGCCGCGATGGGCTGCGCACGCTGTACCGCGGCATCCTACCCCCGCTGCTGCAGAAAACCACCACCCTGGCGCTCATGTTCGGCCTCTACGAGGACTTCTCGGCACTGCTGCTCAGCCACGCGCGCGCCCCAGAGCTGGTGACGCGCAGCGCGGCCGCTGCACTCGCCGGCACCACCGAGGCCGTGCTCACGCCCTTCGAGCGCGTCCAGACGCTGCTCCAGGACTACAAACACCACGATAAGTTCACAAACACTTACCAGGCCTTCAAGGTGCTGAAAGCCTATGGAATGAGGGAGTATTACCGGGGGCTGGTGCCTATTCTGCTGCGAAACGGGCCCAGTAACGTGCTGTTCTTCGGCCTGCGTGGGCCCATCAAGCAGTGTCTGCCCGAGGCGACCTCGCACAGCACCCACCTGGTCAATGACTTCATCTGCGGGGGGCTGCTGGGTGCCATGCTGGGCTTCCTGTTCTTCCCAGTGAATGTGGTAAAGACTCGCATGCAGGCTCAGATTGGCGGGGAGTTTCAGTCCTTCTCCAAAGTGCTTGTGAAGATCTGGCTGGAGCGCGACAGGAAACTGATGCACCTCTTTAGAGGAGCCCACCTGAACTACCACCGCTCTGTGCTGTCCTGGGGGATCATCAACGCCACCTACGAGTTCCTGCTGAAGCTGCTGTGA
- the POLR1E gene encoding DNA-directed RNA polymerase I subunit RPA49 isoform X2 has protein sequence MSLLALPEAVATRSLGVVSALTALVMAAATWRYRGDLEAERPAALVRFANGRLRSPESLRFTVYRSRDTAHPRKRHRRILVSETERLCYVGHNFGSGVMRCNSLCRYFVGVLDKDSGQMEVYNAEMFNMQPLLSDNLIPDDTKDYQKKSYREKVDLCIEAFGTSKQKRALSSRHMNAVGNDIVSTAVTKAAANIIDAKGVTALMQDVAQDDVQTISTFLPPCHEDADRPEHVYKFEDILSPTEYEALRVPAAALASATAEDIAKKAEERSHCSFVLEELKFLPADEKSRDHKARCLWFLDTLIKFSHLKVIKKKHPMGPECPHIISRKLMKNFTSLTYNNGSVQNLVSASMKAKITAYVILLALHINNFQTDLTVLQNDMKLQESRILDIAKALRLKISKAKGGLGLENDQNHKLGTLSLPLPMQKAPAGQRKRKKIN, from the exons ATGAGCTTATTGGCGCTGCCGGAGGCGGTGGCGACGCGGAGTTTGGGTGTTGTCTCAGCTCTCACGGCTCTCGTCATGGCCGCCGCCACCTGGCGCTACCGCGGGGACCTCGAGGCGGAGCGGCCGGCGGCGCTCg TGCGGTTCGCCAACGGGAGGCTGCGGAGCCCCGAGTCCCTGCGCTTCACCGTGTACCGGAGCCGGGACACGGCGCATCCCCGAAAGAGGCACCGCAGGATCCTG GTCTCAGAGACAGAGCGGCTTTGCTACGTGGGGCACAATTTCGGCAGCGGGGTCATGAGGTGCAACTCCCTGTGCAG GTACTTTGTAGGTGTGTTGGACAAGGACTCTGGGCAGATGGAGGTCTACAACGCCGAAATGTTCAACATGCAGCCTCTGCTCTCAG ATAACTTGATACCTGATGACACAAAGGATTATCAGAAAAAATCCTACAGGGAGAAG GTGGATTTGTGCATCGAGGCCTTTGGCACCAGCAAGCAGAAGCGAGCGCTGAGCTCTCGGCACATGAACGCTGTGGGCAACGACATCGTGAGCACAGCTGtgacaaaagcagcagcaaacattATAGATGCAAAGGGAGTGACAG CTCTGATGCAGGATGTGGCCCAGGATGACGTGCAGACCATCTCTACCTTCCTCCCGCCGTGCCACGAGGATGCCGACAGGCCGGAGCACGTGTACAAGTTCGAGGACA TCCTGTCCCCCACCGAGTACGAGGCGCTGCGGgtgccagcagctgccctggccaGCGCCACCGCGGAGGACATCGCCAAgaaggcagaggagaggag ccactgctcctTTGTTTTGGAGGAGCTGAAGTTCCTGCCTGCTGATGAGAAGAGCAGAGACCACAAAGCCCGATGCCTCTGGTTCCTGGACACCCTCATTAAGTTCAGCCACCTGAAAGTGATCAAGAAGAAGC ATCCAATGGGTCCCGAGTGCCCACACATCATCAGCAGGAAACTCATGAAGAATTTCACCTCACTGACCTACAACAACGGCAG TGTCCAGAATTTAGTCTCTGCATCCATGAAGGCTAAAATCACTGCCTATGTCATTCTCTTGGCTCTGCACATCAACAACTTCCAGACAGACCTCACCGTCCTGCAGAATGACATGAAGCTTCAGGAGAGCAG GATCCTGGACATCGCCAAGGCCCTGCGGCTGAAGATATCCAAGGCCAaaggggggctggggctggagaacGACCAGAACCACAAGCTGGGCACTCTGTCCTTGCCCTTGCCCATGCAGAAGGCGCCAGCAGGACAGCGGAAGCGCaagaaaattaactga
- the POLR1E gene encoding DNA-directed RNA polymerase I subunit RPA49 isoform X1, with the protein MSLLALPEAVATRSLGVVSALTALVMAAATWRYRGDLEAERPAALVRFANGRLRSPESLRFTVYRSRDTAHPRKRHRRILASRTKIWEGTTHACCKNAVIAMYDKVSETERLCYVGHNFGSGVMRCNSLCRYFVGVLDKDSGQMEVYNAEMFNMQPLLSDNLIPDDTKDYQKKSYREKVDLCIEAFGTSKQKRALSSRHMNAVGNDIVSTAVTKAAANIIDAKGVTALMQDVAQDDVQTISTFLPPCHEDADRPEHVYKFEDILSPTEYEALRVPAAALASATAEDIAKKAEERSHCSFVLEELKFLPADEKSRDHKARCLWFLDTLIKFSHLKVIKKKHPMGPECPHIISRKLMKNFTSLTYNNGSVQNLVSASMKAKITAYVILLALHINNFQTDLTVLQNDMKLQESRILDIAKALRLKISKAKGGLGLENDQNHKLGTLSLPLPMQKAPAGQRKRKKIN; encoded by the exons ATGAGCTTATTGGCGCTGCCGGAGGCGGTGGCGACGCGGAGTTTGGGTGTTGTCTCAGCTCTCACGGCTCTCGTCATGGCCGCCGCCACCTGGCGCTACCGCGGGGACCTCGAGGCGGAGCGGCCGGCGGCGCTCg TGCGGTTCGCCAACGGGAGGCTGCGGAGCCCCGAGTCCCTGCGCTTCACCGTGTACCGGAGCCGGGACACGGCGCATCCCCGAAAGAGGCACCGCAGGATCCTG gcttcacgaacgaagatttgggaaggcacTACCCACGCTTGTTGCAAGAATGCTGTGATAGCAATGTACGATAAG GTCTCAGAGACAGAGCGGCTTTGCTACGTGGGGCACAATTTCGGCAGCGGGGTCATGAGGTGCAACTCCCTGTGCAG GTACTTTGTAGGTGTGTTGGACAAGGACTCTGGGCAGATGGAGGTCTACAACGCCGAAATGTTCAACATGCAGCCTCTGCTCTCAG ATAACTTGATACCTGATGACACAAAGGATTATCAGAAAAAATCCTACAGGGAGAAG GTGGATTTGTGCATCGAGGCCTTTGGCACCAGCAAGCAGAAGCGAGCGCTGAGCTCTCGGCACATGAACGCTGTGGGCAACGACATCGTGAGCACAGCTGtgacaaaagcagcagcaaacattATAGATGCAAAGGGAGTGACAG CTCTGATGCAGGATGTGGCCCAGGATGACGTGCAGACCATCTCTACCTTCCTCCCGCCGTGCCACGAGGATGCCGACAGGCCGGAGCACGTGTACAAGTTCGAGGACA TCCTGTCCCCCACCGAGTACGAGGCGCTGCGGgtgccagcagctgccctggccaGCGCCACCGCGGAGGACATCGCCAAgaaggcagaggagaggag ccactgctcctTTGTTTTGGAGGAGCTGAAGTTCCTGCCTGCTGATGAGAAGAGCAGAGACCACAAAGCCCGATGCCTCTGGTTCCTGGACACCCTCATTAAGTTCAGCCACCTGAAAGTGATCAAGAAGAAGC ATCCAATGGGTCCCGAGTGCCCACACATCATCAGCAGGAAACTCATGAAGAATTTCACCTCACTGACCTACAACAACGGCAG TGTCCAGAATTTAGTCTCTGCATCCATGAAGGCTAAAATCACTGCCTATGTCATTCTCTTGGCTCTGCACATCAACAACTTCCAGACAGACCTCACCGTCCTGCAGAATGACATGAAGCTTCAGGAGAGCAG GATCCTGGACATCGCCAAGGCCCTGCGGCTGAAGATATCCAAGGCCAaaggggggctggggctggagaacGACCAGAACCACAAGCTGGGCACTCTGTCCTTGCCCTTGCCCATGCAGAAGGCGCCAGCAGGACAGCGGAAGCGCaagaaaattaactga
- the ZBTB5 gene encoding zinc finger and BTB domain-containing protein 5: MDFPGHFEQVFQQLNYQRLHGQLCDCVIVVGNRHFKAHRSVLAACSTHFRALFTVAEGDQTMNMIQLDSEVVTAEAFAALIDMMYTSTLMLGESNVMDVLLAASHLHLNSVVKACKHYLTTRTLPLSPPSERVQEQSARLQRSFMLQQLGLSIVSSALGSSQGAEEPPGSVRSGLEQRAAFPMRRLHKRKPPSEERARQRVRPAVDEPGADVAAEGGQPVHSREDFFSPDSLKIVDNSKADTVADNQEDNTIMFDQSFGAQEDAQVPSQSDNGGANISQMSMASQATQVETSFDQEAAAEKSNFPCENPEVSLNEKEHMRVVVKSEPLSSPEPQDEVSDVTSQAEGSESVEVEGGVVSAEKIELSPESSDRSFSDPQSSTDRVGDIHIMEVSNNLEHKSSFSISNFLNKSRGSGFGASQNSDDNIPNTTSDCRMDSDTSYLMSPESGPAGGHSSATVSHVENPFSEPADSHFVRPMQDVMGLPCVQTSGYRAAEQFGMDFPRSGLGLHSLSRAMMGSVRGGAGGFPGYRRIAPKMPVVTSVRGSQLQESSSGSQLLMNGSTSFESGHLSQPGPPQLTRASADVLSKCKKALSEHNVLVVEGARKYACKICCKTFLTLTDCKKHIRVHTGEKPYACLKCGKRFSQSSHLYKHSKTTCLRWQSSNLPSSLL; encoded by the coding sequence ATGGATTTTCCAGGACACTTTGAGCAAGTCTTCCAGCAGCTCAATTACCAGAGGCTCCATGGCCAGCTCTGTGACTGTGTCATCGTGGTGGGGAACAGGCACTTCAAAGCCCACCGCTCCGTGCTGGCCGCGTGCAGCACCCACTTCCGAGCGCTGTTCACGGTGGCTGAGGGGGACCAGACCATGAACATGATCCAGCTGGACAGCGAGGTGGTGACGGCCGAGGCCTTCGCCGCGCTCATCGACATGATGTACACGTCCACGCTCATGCTCGGGGAGAGCAACGTGATGGACGTGCTGCTGGCCGCGTCCCACCTGCACCTCAACTCCGTGGTGAAGGCCTGCAAGCACTACCTGACCACGCGGACACTGCCGCTGTCGCCGCCAAGCGAGCGCGTGCAGGAGCAGAGCGCGCGCCTGCAGCGCTCCTtcatgctgcagcagctggggctcAGCATCGTGAGCTCCGCGCTGGGCTCCTCGCAGGGTGCCGAGGAGCCGCCCGGCTCTGTGCGGAGCGGCCTGGAGCAGCGCGCTGCCTTCCCCATGCGCCGCCTGCACAAGCGCAAGCCGCCCTCCGAGGAGCGTGCCCGGCAGCGTGTCCGGCCTGCCGTGGACGAGCCCGGGGCTGACGTGGCCGCAGAGGGCGGGCAGCCCGTCCACTCGCGCGAGGATTTCTTCTCTCCGGACTCGCTGAAGATCGTGGACAACTCCAAGGCTGACACCGTTGCTGATAACCAGGAGGACAACACGATCATGTTTGACCAGTCTTTCGGTGCTCAGGAGGATGCTCAAGTGCCCAGCCAGTCGGACAACGGCGGGGCAAACATTTCCCAGATGTCCATGGCATCCCAGGCCACACAGGTGGAGACCAGCTTTGAccaggaggctgctgctgaaaaGAGCAACTTCCCATGTGAGAATCCGGAGGTCAGCCTGAATGAGAAGGAGCACATGAGGGTGGTGGTGAAGTCTGAGCCCTTGAgctccccagagccccaggaTGAGGTGAGCGACGTCACCTCCCAGGCGGAGGGCAGTGAGTCCGTGGAGGTGGAAGGAGGAGTGGTGAGTGCGGAGAAAATCGAGCTGAGTCCTGAGAGCAGCGACCGCAGCTTCTCTGACCCACAGTCCAGCACTGACAGAGTGGGAGACATCCACATCATGGAGGTGTCCAACAACCTGGAACACAAGTCGTCTTTCAGCATTTCaaattttctgaataaaagcaGAGGCAGTGGCTTTGGAGCCAGCCAAAACAGTGATGACAACATTCCCAACACCACCAGTGACTGCAGGATGGACAGCGACACCTCTTACCTGATGAGCCCGGAGTCGGGGCCTGCTGGTGGCCACTCGTCTGCCACTGTCTCCCATGTGGAGAACCCATTTAGCGAGCCCGCGGACTCCCACTTTGTGAGGCCCATGCAGGATGTGATGGGTCTGCCCTGCGTGCAGACCTCTGGGTACCGGGCAGCGGAGCAGTTTGGCATGGACTTCCCACGCTCAGGCCTGGGCTTGCATTCGCTGTCCCGGGCCATGATGGGCTCGGTGAGAGGCGGAGCCGGTGGCTTTCCTGGCTACCGCCGCATCGCCCCCAAAATGCCAGTGGTGACCTCTGTGCGGGGctcccagctgcaggagagcTCGTCCGGGTCCCAGCTGCTGATGAACGGGAGCACGTCCTTCGAGAGTGGGCACCTGTCGCAGCCCGGCCCCCCGCAGCTCACCAGGGCGTCTGCGGATGTGCTGTCCAAGTGCAAGAAGGCGCTGTCGGAGCACAATGTGCTGGTGGTGGAGGGCGCACGCAAGTACGCCTGCAAGATCTGCTGCAAGACCTTCCTGACGCTCACGGACTGCAAGAAGCACATCCGCGTGCACACGGGGGAGAAGCCCTACGCCTGCCTCAAGTGTGGGAAGCGCTTCAGCCAGTCCAGCCACCTCTACAAACACTCCAAGACCACCTGCCTCAGGTGGCAGAGCAGCAACTTGCCCAGCAGTTTGCTCTAA
- the GRHPR gene encoding glyoxylate reductase/hydroxypyruvate reductase isoform X2 — protein MGGASFVRLSVRSRRCAGPGGALGAAMSVFVTRRIPAEGLRVLSQASGCRVQQWDSEEPVPRAELLSRVAGTRGLLCLLSDRIDREVLDAAGPGLKVISTMSVGFDHLALDEIKKRGIRVGYTPDVLTDATAELSVALLLSACRRLLEAAQQVKSGGWTTWKPLWMCGYGLSDSTVGIIGLGRIGQAVARRLKPFGVKKFLYTGSGPKPESAAEFGAEFVPLTRLAEESDFVVVTCALTPATQGMCNKDFFSRMKKTSVFVNTSRGAVVNQEDLYDALAQGQIAAAGLDVTTPEPLPTDHPLLSLKNCVILPHIGSATYATRSTMAVLAANNLLAGLRGEPMPHELKL, from the exons ATGGGCGGAGCCTCCTTCGTCCGTCTGTCGGTCCGTTCCCGTCGGTGTGCGGGGCCCGGAGGGGCGCTCGGGGCGGCCATGTCGGTGTTTGTGACGCGGCGGATCCCGGCCGAGGGGCTGCGGGTGCTGTCGCAGGCGAGCGG GTGCCGCGTGCAGCAGTGGGACTCGGAGGAGCCGGTGCCGCGGGCCGAGCTGCTGTCGCGCGTGGCGGGGACGCGCGGGCTCCTCTGCTTGCTCTCCGACCGCATCGACCGCGAGGTGCTGGACGCGGCCG GGCCCGGCTTGAAGGTCATCAGCACCATGTCCGTGGGCTTCGACCACCTCGCTCTGGACGAGATCAAGAAGCG GGGGATCCGTGTGGGGTACACCCCTGACGTGCTGACGGACGCCACGGCGGAGCTCTCAGTGGCCCTGCTGCTCTCGGCATGCCGACGGCTGCTGGAGGCGGCCCAGCAGGTCAAGAG TGGCGGCTGGACGACCTGGAAGCCCCTGTGGATGTGTGGATATGGCCTGTCTGACAGCACGGTGGGCATCATCGGGCTGGGCAGAATAG GACAGGCAGTCGCCCGGCGCCTGAAGCCGTTTGGGGTCAAGAAGTTTCTGTACACTGGCAGTGGCCCAAAACCAGAAAGCGCAGCAGAGTTTGGGGCTGAGTTTG TCCCACTCACAAGGCTGGCCGAGGAGTCGGACTTCGTGGTGGTGACCTGTGCCCTGACACCAGCCACCCAGGGAATGTGCAACAAGGACTTCTTCAGCAGGATGAAGAAAACTTCTGTGTTTGTCAACACGAGCAG GGGGGCCGTGGTGAACCAGGAGGACCTGTATGATGCACTGGCCCAGGGCCAGATCGCAGCTGCCGGCCTGGATGTTACCACGCCAGAGCCACTGCCCACTGACcaccctctgctctccctcaaGAACTGTG TGATCCTGCCGCACATCGGGAGCGCCACGTACGCCACGAGGAGCaccatggcagtgctggcagccaACAACCTGCTGGCCGGGCTGCGGGGGGAGCCCATGCCCCACGAGCTGAAGCTGTGA
- the GRHPR gene encoding glyoxylate reductase/hydroxypyruvate reductase isoform X1, whose protein sequence is MGGASFVRLSVRSRRCAGPGGALGAAMSVFVTRRIPAEGLRVLSQASGCRVQQWDSEEPVPRAELLSRVAGTRGLLCLLSDRIDREVLDAAGPGLKVISTMSVGFDHLALDEIKKRGIRVGYTPDVLTDATAELSVALLLSACRRLLEAAQQVKSGGWTTWKPLWMCGYGLSDSTVGIIGLGRIGQAVARRLKPFGVKKFLYTGSGPKPESAAEFGAEFVPLTRLAEESDFVVVTCALTPATQGMCNKDFFSRMKKTSVFVNTSRGAVVNQEDLYDALAQGQIAAAGLDVTTPEPLPTDHPLLSLKNCGKLPRWLKWVAESAQRSLGLWSAADWPICQAGQPAEPPRAQAAVTCIVRSRWEGQVQD, encoded by the exons ATGGGCGGAGCCTCCTTCGTCCGTCTGTCGGTCCGTTCCCGTCGGTGTGCGGGGCCCGGAGGGGCGCTCGGGGCGGCCATGTCGGTGTTTGTGACGCGGCGGATCCCGGCCGAGGGGCTGCGGGTGCTGTCGCAGGCGAGCGG GTGCCGCGTGCAGCAGTGGGACTCGGAGGAGCCGGTGCCGCGGGCCGAGCTGCTGTCGCGCGTGGCGGGGACGCGCGGGCTCCTCTGCTTGCTCTCCGACCGCATCGACCGCGAGGTGCTGGACGCGGCCG GGCCCGGCTTGAAGGTCATCAGCACCATGTCCGTGGGCTTCGACCACCTCGCTCTGGACGAGATCAAGAAGCG GGGGATCCGTGTGGGGTACACCCCTGACGTGCTGACGGACGCCACGGCGGAGCTCTCAGTGGCCCTGCTGCTCTCGGCATGCCGACGGCTGCTGGAGGCGGCCCAGCAGGTCAAGAG TGGCGGCTGGACGACCTGGAAGCCCCTGTGGATGTGTGGATATGGCCTGTCTGACAGCACGGTGGGCATCATCGGGCTGGGCAGAATAG GACAGGCAGTCGCCCGGCGCCTGAAGCCGTTTGGGGTCAAGAAGTTTCTGTACACTGGCAGTGGCCCAAAACCAGAAAGCGCAGCAGAGTTTGGGGCTGAGTTTG TCCCACTCACAAGGCTGGCCGAGGAGTCGGACTTCGTGGTGGTGACCTGTGCCCTGACACCAGCCACCCAGGGAATGTGCAACAAGGACTTCTTCAGCAGGATGAAGAAAACTTCTGTGTTTGTCAACACGAGCAG GGGGGCCGTGGTGAACCAGGAGGACCTGTATGATGCACTGGCCCAGGGCCAGATCGCAGCTGCCGGCCTGGATGTTACCACGCCAGAGCCACTGCCCACTGACcaccctctgctctccctcaaGAACTGTG GAAAGCTTCCCAGATGGCTAAAGTGGGTTGCCGAGTCTGCCCAGAGGAGTCTCGGGCTCTGGAGTGCTGCTGACTGGCCAATCTGCCAAGCTGGCCAACCTGCTGAGCCACCACGAGCCCAGGCAGCTGTTACCTGCATAGTGCGGAGCAGGTGGGAAGGGCAGGTGCAGGACTGA